ATGTTGGCACCTTTTTCTTACTTatccccaaaaaaatgtctgatCACCTAAATCAGAAGGAGCAGATGTTGGGAGATAAAGACTTTGAGGACAGAAGTAGTTATTTGAAGGACCTGCCAATACTTTCTACAGACTTCAACATCTGGCTCCAGCTCTCGGTCAGTTACTTTCGAGTTACCTCTCATCGGAGTCCCCGGTGACATTTTGAAACAGGTTCCTTGCTTTTCATCCAGGATTGGGAACGACTCCACGCCGCTTTCTCAGACATGCAGGTTTACAAGAGCAAGCTGGAGTTGAAGAGGAAAGAATTGGAGATGGAAGAAAAAGAGAAGACGGTCAACAACATTTTAACTCAGAGTATCAAACACATTGAACTGGACCTGAGGGACCTGATGAGCCAAGTCAGCAGTCAGGTACGCTGCGTGAGCA
The nucleotide sequence above comes from Syngnathus scovelli strain Florida chromosome 15, RoL_Ssco_1.2, whole genome shotgun sequence. Encoded proteins:
- the LOC125981876 gene encoding uncharacterized protein — protein: MNCAESSTPTLGINKSKYSNSFRLARSTRTRVQQLLSKYKEQMLGDKDFEDRSSYLKDLPILSTDFNIWLQLSTGSLLFIQDWERLHAAFSDMQVYKSKLELKRKELEMEEKEKTVNNILTQSIKHIELDLRDLMSQVSSQVRCVSKMTCIKSSERQANFPTIRTPLNQSTTSKTLWEKRLEGYIILRDLDLYLTKLARDFILLGSKTK